TTTCCagcctctcactctctttcttcaTTCACTCCATTTGTGGTTTTGTGAAGGGTGGGAGTGCTCTGCTCTAATTTGATCCCTCACCAGCACACACTGCTTTTACTGGTTTTTCTGtgctctccctgtccctctgctGATAAAAGACCAGGCCTCATTACAAAGTGCATATCATAGGATTTATTGACAACCCTCCCTCCCCCATCGtgcgcctgcacacacacacacacacacacacacacacacacacacacacacacacacacacacacacacacacacacaaacagccccATGTCTTCTGGCTCCTTATTTAGAACACAGGTACCACAAATTCATTATGGAGCCATGTACTGATGTAAGCCACAGTTTACATCAGGACAAAATGGACAGTACTGTAGGAGAGCTGGGCATTATCTTAACAGTATTATATGTGAATATTCCCATCATTCAGGCTGCTCCTTTCTCTTTTTGAGATCGTCAGTACAGTGAATTCAGAGTAAGATGTCATGCCATCTCCCCTtcacacaaggacacacagaTCCTTCTCGTTTGTCACATATATAGCAAatgtccatcaatccatccattagccaagccacttatcccaatcggggtcgcaggatgctggagcctattccagcagtcattgggtggctggcggggagacaccctggacaggctgccagaccatcatagggccgacacacagacacattcacacctactaacaatttagtacggccaattcacctgacctacatgtctttggactgtgggaggaaaccggagcacccagaggaaatccacacagacacagggagaacatgcaaactccacacagaggatgccctgagatgacccccaaggttggacaaccctggggctcgaaccctggaccttcttgctgtgaggcgactgcgctgaccactgcgccaccatgccacctgtagCACAATGTAATGTTTTTATATTGTAACTATCTTTAAAGTAGATATAATAGAAAAACAGAAATTACCAGCATGGTgcttgtcacctcacagcaggagggTCACATGGTCCCGCCCATCTGGGTtgggtttgtatgttctccttgtgtttgtgtgggttttctcccacaCTTGAAAGCCAGACGATAGGTGAACTGGAGTCCCTAAATTGTGAATGGTGTgtcagtgactgcatgtgtgggTCCTGCGATGGACCGGCACCCTATCCGaggtgtctctctgccttctccccaatgcctgctgggatatacCCCAGCAATCCtatgaccctgaattggattaagtatgtttagataatggacggatggatggatatacaattTGGTAACTGGATAATTAGATGGATAAAAACAGTTATACAGTCCTCAAATATAATGTAAATTAGTTTATTTTATAGATGCTGCTATTCAGCACATATTGTAATAGTTTCTGTGATGATTATGTTGTGCCTTACATGGCATACTCCATGTCCCTTAACTTTttatctcttcttcctctcttcccgCTCTCATTTTTGTCCCTCTCTCACTTATTCTTATGCTTCCTTTCTCCCTCCCTGCTCTCCTTGTCTTCCACCCAGATGGAGGAGTACAACTATCGTGTGGCAGTGAGGGAGCTGATCCCTCATCTGCGTTACCTAGATGATGTGAAGGTGGAGGAGGAAGGGCATTGCTCCAGCAGCATTATGGGAGAAGACTGGTCCGAGCTCCAAGACCTCATCAGAGACAGGAACTTCACTAAGGCTGCTGCtgaagatggtgtgtgtgtgtgtgtgtgtgtgtgtgtgtgtgtgtgtgtgtgtgtgtgtgtgtgtgtgtgtgtgtgtgtgtgtgtgtgttctgggacCGAGCATGAACCtagaacagtcagtcagtcataccTCAGGTATCACTGAACCTCTTTTCTCACCAGAGACAGCGTGTGCCTGCAACAGACTCGGCTCTCCCACAAACCCCAGTTTCAGTCCCTCCTATGTCCAGCCCTTCTCATCAGTGGGCTCAAGGCCCCTCACTGCGTCCAGACTCATGTCAGTAATAGGGCATAGAGCACTCCTCTCTTCTGAATCCAGACCCTGCTCTGCAAAGTCAGACCAAGATGACGCCAGCGTGCTTACACATGGTGGGACACTGACACTGCATTGGCTTTTCTTCAAATTGATCTCAGCACACTGCCATATTTACAACCAGCAGTgtgataaatgaataaatataaaaTTTATTTGTATATAACAGTATTCACCATTGCTACTTGTTTGTTGGTTTATTCTTagttttttgtgcgtgtgtgtgtgtgtgtgtgtgtgtgtgtgtgtgcatctgattTATCATATGCTGTAAAAAAACTTTTAGCCCAAGTTAAAAGGTTTCCACCTAAAAACATGAATGGAGCTAGCCCACGTATTCATCTCCACACTTTAATCGAGTCTGTTTTATGAGAGAATTCTTTTTCATTCTGGTTAGCCTtaccttgttaaaaaaaaaactcagtctTTGCTCAACAGTGCCACCAAGAGGGCTTTGCTTTGACATCTAACTGAGCTGATGATGGCACTGAAACCTTTCCCTCTCTGTTGGGTTCTGAAGGAGCTGGTAAGACCCTCTTCTACGGCAACCCTGTCCAGGCTCTTCGAGTGAGGAGAGAGAAGCTACGGGTATGTCTGATACATTAGAGCAATACGAAACAAAACCCCTGTCAGGCTATTCCACAAGATAAGATTTCACCTGAAAAAAATCTGAGCTCCATCAGTCTATCATATAATcaaaaaagtgcaaaaaaaatCCATTTCGATCAATAAATCAGTGCTAGTTTATCATTGCATGAAAGGAAGAAGGAGCCAGAGTGAAAATAAGTGTTTATGGGTTGTGACAGGCCATTAGGTTCTGGCTGGCGCAGCTAGCTCGTCTCTTTAATGTCATGTCAGAATAAACAGAAGGAGATAATTATTAGTGGGAGGAGAGGAGCCAGGGAGGAAAGCTGGGTGGTGGGAAGACATGGGGCATTGGGGGACGCAGCTCTAGTGGAGTGGCTATGACAGATAGGGTGCTTGCTGCCAACGCCATGTGATCTGTCATATTCGTGTGTATATACAGCTGCTGTCACTTTCTCCCTGTTTCTCTCACCCTCTCATCTTCTAATTAAGTATGTGTCTCTCCTTTTCTTATTGGTCTTTTGCTTCCTGTTTGTCTCCAACTCTCTGATCCTTTAATACAGCCATTTCTGTCCTGTCCATCCATATGCAATAAATTACTTGGTTCTGGGACTTTTTTTTATCACAGTATTGTTTGTCTCTcatcatgattttttttcctatGTCTCTTGGCTCGAACTGCCCCTCTTCTGGGTAGACTGCACCCACTGCATCTTTGTCCACAACTCGTGACCTGCCCATCTTCATACCGGAACACACATATGACAACGAGGAGCCTGATGTTGGAGAGCGTGGTGATGTGTTTGCACAACTTAGGGCCTGGAGCAAACAGCACGCTAAGTACTGACCACTCTGTGATTTCACTTACTCACTGTGCTATCAAACATATTGCTCTCACACCTACAGCAGACCCTCACCACTGCCCCTTCCCTTGGTCACAGATTCTGCTGGTTATGCATGCCATTAGGATAAATTATATGGGGCTCATGAGTTTGAGCACTTCTGAGTGTTAAACACTGAAATCAATTTTCACCTTGTTTTTTAGACGTCTCCAACTCATAGAGAAGGAAACGTCACCTGAGATACTGACCATTGAGCACAGTGATGATGAAGAGGAAAGTGAGGACGAAGGGGAAGGCCTCGGTGTTACAAAgagtgttgggagtgatgaagagtaTGATAGGGAAGTAGGAGAGGGGAAAAGAGGCGAAGGGGCTGATGCGATCTCGCCAGACTCCTCTTTCCAGTCTCTTTCTCCAGGTGAGTAACTCACTAAATGAAAGGACTTGCTCCCACTTACGAGACATGTATTTATACGCACGACACAAATTACAAACAAGCGTCTAAACATTTGCACAGTCTAAAGAGAAGACACTCATTGTTGAGTAAAGAACCCAGAATCTCTAAACATCAGCATATCCATTTTAACCAATGTTCATTTTGTGCATCTTGATTCTGTTTTGTGATTTTAGACCTGTCATATGGAGAGGCTTTCTCCCCTGATGTGACTCGACTGTCCCTGTCCCCAGACACCAccctttctccttctcctcctctgagTGACACAACAGCTCGTGGTAACTGGAAGCCATCAGGGATCCATAAACGTAGACTTAGACTCAACCCTGCCAGTGGAACAGCCTTATCTCTTACTAGCTCTGCAGTGCAGCTTCCAGAGGCAGAGAGAAGAGTCAGCAACAGGGTCCAGGAGGTGGTGAAACCCAAAGTCCCTCAGTGGCCCCTAACCACACACATACCTCATAGGCCAACTTCTAGTCCCTTTGACGGAAGGCTCAGGGATCAATGGTATGCATATTTTATATATGTAATTTTGGAGTATATATTATTTTGGATTGTAGCCTGAGATCCTCAGGCAGGACCCCAGGGCCCCTCTGGCAGTTCCAAAGTCTAGACTTAAGACTAAAGATAACCAAGCATTTGCAATTAGGGCCCCCGGGCTTTGGAATAACCTGACTAAGGGGATTAGGCTAGCCAGATCAGCATTTCTTTTAAAACCTCTTCTTATAACTCACTACTCACTTTTATCTAGAGCAAATTAAGCcctttttgtttgtgtgtctgctgtttTATTCTATTGtatattattgtttttatttgttttctgGTTCTCTTTTATTTGTTAAGCACACTATAACTTTTTTTAAAAGCTACTATACAAATTAGTTTATTATtattggtttggagacaaagcaagagaggcaagattgagatggcttggacatgtgtggaggagagatgctgggtttattgggggaaggatgttgaatatggagctgccagggaagaggaaaagaggaaggccaaagaggaggtttatggatatggtgagagaggacatgcaggtggcgggtgtgacagaggaagatgcagaggacaggaaaagatggaaatggatgatccgctgtggcgacccctaacaggagcagccgaaagtagtagtagtagattatctattattattgttattattatcatttcttttgtgtttcctgttttacatcctgtagagctgggtccaaactatggccctgaggcactatagggcagatgtcacttgattgacagtactcgtcataatatgcgagctgttctgagtagggtgatcttctggactgcatggatgttggtgaacggttggtgaacttttccattcccttcttcatgagttctagagctccgatgaccactggtgttgttttggtcttcatactccacatcctgttgatttcaatctccaggtctttgtacttggtcagcttcagCTTCTCTGTTACTTTCACAGAGGTGTTTTTTTCAGATGATATTGCCGTGTCGATGaacatgcacctcttttccttcctgtccttgataatgatgtcaggcttgttggcttttatctctctgtcagggtGGATGGGCAGGTCCCAGAAGATGGCggcaacattcaaacacacaaacactccacagcacacataaggcaaataaatacaacatttagtgaggagaacaaagccaacaaaaaccaatgcaacagtaaacagtgtttatcaaggtggagATGGTATTACCTCTTGCCATTTGAGTTTAGCAGggaaatggctgagggaatgaaggagtgtttgtatctattggttttgactaATGGGTATTTGAAGCTTTGCTGGGTATTTGAAGAGTATTTaaaggtatgctgctgccttgttgtgcctgcaTATAAgtgctcggtctttgccagttccaggcagcctgagacaatgtggtcgatggtttcttcgtacattccacagattctgcattttgggtctgttccatctttgatgatgcaatggtgataggatctggttgccaggctctggttttgtgtagtgattatcaggccctccatctctgctttcagtccggtgctcctcagccactggtgtgtcttttgttggtccatgtAACACAGtgcgtttggacccaattgcagagaagaggcagaggcagttggtaagtactaagtcgctttactgcacttcagcaaacacacaataaccaaaaaaaccactgccaaacagagcaggcaaaaatgcaaaccagaataaacataaaatactaaACAAGGAAACATTCTCTCACACGCAAAGCCTCTCCAAGACTCGATGACGTATCTctgcaaagcacccagtcaaatagtccccagcacaggtgcacctaatcacaggccaatcaaggcgACTGGGCGCAGGCAAAACAAAGCACCAATCAAGATGGGAGAGCCCAGAtaacagaccatgacaggtgcaccCAATCACAGGCCAACAAGtatgcaggtgccactcatactggctgactgcaggccgatagggaaatgtcacctgttggctgctgatccttcGGCCAGTGATTGTGCCAGTCCATGTCTGCgtctcattctttttgggtacttcctgtgCATTGCGTTGTCCTCCCAGagtttttgcagttgctgctggccatggtgttttgccttctgcttcacttgtttggcgtagatggtagttaCCTCATTTtcagttggtggggtttctgagacatcaagctctttcttgaattgtgcagcttctttattgatggagtatctctgatgttttactattcggaggagtgggtcgtCTGTTTTTGTcgggtatgcatccagcccgatagtggtagttttgaaggtcagttcgagttggactaggccttgtcctcctgaagctcttggtaggtacaaccTGTTGACATCTGCTTtcaggtggtgcatcttctccatggtcagcatctttcttgtgttggtgtctagtctcttgatgtcgttcagtttcaaACTGATGATGTagtacgtcactacaggtataGCTAGGGTGTCGATAGCTTTATTTCTGTTAGCCacattgagttcgctcttcagtaccatacgcactctcctgtggtactctttccggatcttctccttcatggttgagtgttgtatgccgtctcctttgttcactcctaggtacttgtatgtgccatcttggtctagctctttgattatggTATCGAAGTcgaagtctgcagtcttggtaagtctttctgtcttgaaagtggctttggcacacttgtcgatttccaattccatcttgatgttgtcgctgaaggtcttgacgatggtgagtagacccttctgctgattgtcatccttggtaaacatcttgaggtcatcagtgtagaacaggtgggccagtttgccattctgtgatttgtacccatagctggtGTTCGGTAGATTGGTGAGTGGTGCTAGTGCAGGgcagaagagcagtggtgatagtgagtccccttggaagattccgcttctgatgttgatcggtctcgatgttaatgACTCtgctgcatgatggagattcagggtggtcttccaggtctccatgctctctgtgatgaatttgacagttgttggggagactctgtagatcttgaggctcttctccaTCCAGGAGTGTagtatgctgtcaaatgcctccctgtaatcaatccatgctgttgacaggTTCTTTTTCTTCTATTTGACCTCtcgcaatatggctttattgatgagtagctggtccttgcatctgtagctacctttcttacatcccttctgttcttctggtaacacatttatttattattattattactgcacaaATGTAACCAGCAGAACCATAGGCATACTTGCATCATGAGGCTAGGTATATGTTTGCATTAACACAGTTACTGAGAATGCTGTGTGCTCCACTTTTTGTTCAATTTGCTCTTCAAATGATCCAGTTCATTTTGCATtggatggtttttaacctgttatcagtgtataattcatagtatttattcctcttttttttttttagcgcaGGGACGGCGTTACGCAGTGTGCAATTGGTCAACCAACATGAAACCTTGAGACCTCTGGAAAGACCTGCGATTCTGCGTCCTCTCACAGCAAGGGCGGCTCTGCAGAAACATCGCCAGCAAAACGCACTAGAACCCAGCAGAGGGCGCTCACACCTAGACTGAGACCGGAACAGAACGGCCCAAGTGGTGAGAACTGGACAGCTTGCTTGGGCAGCTCTCAATATGATATACGTTTGTGTCAAACAGCTGTTCTATTGAAAACCCTTTCATCAGATGTGGTGCAGGGTGGCAAGAGAGAGTGACAATCCTCTACCTGTTACTCCATCTGCACTGCTTTGCTCCAACTCTGCATTGACTGAGGTCTGATGGGATTCCCTGGGGGTTCCGTTTAAAGCAGTAAAGCCATGGGTTGTCCTGTTTGTATAAGAAGAGGACACGGTGATCAGATAGTGTGTACAGGGCCAGCAGTGTGTGGGCCGAGTCTTCGCTCAGCTGAATCAAATGACACTTCTGACATCCAGCGGGCTCGTCAAGCCCAAGGTTTCAAGGTTTGCCTCCTGGAATTATGAAATGAGCCATGTTACACTTCCGAGTTGAATTTCTGCTGTTTCTTTAAAATGTGTGAATGAACTTCTGACTCTAATTTCCAACTCTAATTTGTATTTCTCATCTTTATATATTGCATTGATAGCCATGAAATTTTTATCATAAAAGTACTTTTTTATTAAAAACATGATTTTCCTTTTTGGAGGGTGATATAAACCGTTTCCTCCTATTGCTTTCCCCCCCAGTCCTGCTCTGTCTGTAGTCTGCAGAGTAAAACAAATTGCCAAGGGCATTGCTATTACATTTTGGTTGTAATATTATCTTCAAGCCACTTGAGGGCATCAAATTCGTTTTCTGTCACCACTTACTAAGTACAATCCTACTAGTTCACCACCTTGAAATTTGAGAGCAATGTTCTGCATTCCTTTCCCTATGGCCACGTCGAACGGG
The window above is part of the Lampris incognitus isolate fLamInc1 chromosome 6, fLamInc1.hap2, whole genome shotgun sequence genome. Proteins encoded here:
- the lrrc56 gene encoding leucine-rich repeat-containing protein 56, which encodes MVEAAVEIKRPADLYKMGCQLGAMRLIRDGRSLNSLKSLFAAKDLSQMTSLEICVDTRENTMGNIGANLPKLVQLKMNNSMILSVRDLGTSLSHLQVLWMSGCCLQDLDGIPSFSSLKELYVAYNSVSDLSQVSMLENLQLLDLEGNNVDDLVQVQYLGLCAQLHTLTMEGNPVCVRPHPTATQMEEYNYRVAVRELIPHLRYLDDVKVEEEGHCSSSIMGEDWSELQDLIRDRNFTKAAAEDETACACNRLGSPTNPSFSPSYVQPFSSVGSRPLTASRLMSVIGHRALLSSESRPCSAKSDQDDASVLTHGAGKTLFYGNPVQALRVRREKLRTAPTASLSTTRDLPIFIPEHTYDNEEPDVGERGDVFAQLRAWSKQHAKRLQLIEKETSPEILTIEHSDDEEESEDEGEGLGVTKSVGSDEEYDREVGEGKRGEGADAISPDSSFQSLSPDLSYGEAFSPDVTRLSLSPDTTLSPSPPLSDTTARGNWKPSGIHKRRLRLNPASGTALSLTSSAVQLPEAERRVSNRVQEVVKPKVPQWPLTTHIPHRPTSSPFDGRLRDQCAGTALRSVQLVNQHETLRPLERPAILRPLTARAALQKHRQQNALEPSRGRSHLD